The segment GAGCGCTACCCGCCGATAGAAAAACTCGCACTCGCCCTGGTGCTCTCGGCTCGGAAGTTGTGCCCTTACTTCCAGGCGCACCCGGTGGAAGTCATCACCGACCAGCCTCTCCggcaggtcttaacaaaattcgatgttgcaggtcggctcctccgatgggcggtggagctcggtgaACATGATATCAGTTACGTACCCAGGACCGCCATGAAGGCCCAGGCAGTAGCCGACTTCGTCGCGGAGTTAGCTCCGATGGACAGAGATCCCGAGCAAACCCCCGAGGCTTGGatcctacacgtggacggctcggccaactcGAGTGGTGCCGGAGTGGGGCTGGTCCTCCTCGCCCCtgacggacgctcgttcgagcgttccctccgcttcagGTTTAAAGCCACTAAtaacgaggcggaatacgaggcaCTCCTAGCGGGATtgaggctggccctcgagatgcaggtggacgCAATAcatgtcctcaccgactcgcaacttgtggccaaacagctcagcggtggatatgaagctcgggacgcaaccatggccaaatacctggcacgggtaagAGACCTAACCGCGAGATTCCCTTACTTTACATTATCTAATGTTCCGAGGGAGGAAAACGAGCGAGCCGATGCGCTCGCTAAGCTGGCGTCAAGACAAACCCCCGAAGCGTGGCCAGAGATTGAGGAGCTCCCCGCTCGCGCCATCGAAGTAGCGACTATGGCCCCAGGCGGTGCGCCGACCACGTGGGTGCAAGAGTTGCtgcgcttcaagcgggatggaACTCTCCCCCTCGACGAAGTCGCAGCTCGGCGTCTGCGCCGCACACACGCGTGGTACGCCGAGGAGAGTGGTCGGCTTTACAAACGGTCCTTCACCCATCCCCTCCTGCGatgcttggagcctgacgaagcacGGACAGTCCTGGCCGAAACTCACGAGGGGGTCTGCGGCGAACACATCGGCGGACGAAccttggcgcacaagatactccgccaaggctactactggccaaccatgtgccGAGATGCGAAAGCCTACGTTCAGCAGTGCGGTTCGTGCTAGCAACACGCCCGCGCACCCCAACAACCCTCGGTCCCGCTCtgccccatcgactgcgcatggtcGTTTGCCCAGTGGGGGCTGGACCTCCTCGGTCCCTTCCCACCGGCTTCTggacagcggaagtacataattgtaggagtagactacttcacaaagtgggtcgaggccgagccactggcgacgatcacggaacatcagatggagaaattcgtgtggaagaacctggtaactcggttcgggttgcccagggccattatcaccgacaacggacctcagttcgcaGGCACAAGGTTCCGGGAATTCTGCGCCAGTCATGGCATTcaactaaggttcagctcggtggcccaccctcagacgaacgggttggCCGAGGTAACCAACAAGTCCATCTTAGATggcctcaaaagaagagtgtctgcggcccgatcgacctggacggacgagctccccagtgtgttatggtcgctgcgcaccactccCAAGACTGCGACCGGAGAATCCCCGTACAGCTTGACGTTCGGAACCGAGGCCATCCTACCACCCGAGATGGCTATCGCCATGCTTCGGACGAGGAGCTACGACGAGGAAGCCTCGAACCAGGGACTTCGCGCCagcctcgacatgctcgaggagcgacgcac is part of the Musa acuminata AAA Group cultivar baxijiao unplaced genomic scaffold, Cavendish_Baxijiao_AAA HiC_scaffold_1077, whole genome shotgun sequence genome and harbors:
- the LOC135666192 gene encoding uncharacterized protein LOC135666192, whose translation is MPFGLKNAGATYQRTVNKMFAHQIGRNMEVYVDDMIVKSREAGTHLADLAEAFATLRKFGMRLNPTKCAFGVTSGKFQGFIRFNGRLVALSRFLARSGDRCLPFFKALKNPKNFQWTLECEEALKQIKQHLASLPRLASVSPGEKLGLYLAASPHAVSSVLVKESSGPQLPIYYVNHVLSGPKERYPPIEKLALALVLSARKLCPYFQAHPVEVITDQPLRQVLTKFDVAGRLLRWAVELGEHDISYVPRTAMKAQAVADFVAELAPMDRDPEQTPEAWILHVDGSANSSGAGVGLVLLAPDGRSFERSLRFRFKATNNEAEYEALLAGLRLALEMQVDAIHVLTDSQLVAKQLSGGYEARDATMAKYLARVRDLTARFPYFTLSNVPREENERADALAKLASRQTPEAWPEIEELPARAIEVATMAPGGAPTTWVQELLRFKRDGTLPLDEVAARRLRRTHAWYAEESGRLYKRSFTHPLLRCLEPDEARTVLAETHEGVCGEHIGGRTLAHKILRQGYYWPTMCRDAKAYVQQAIITDNGPQFAGTRFREFCASHGIQLRFSSVAHPQTNGLAEVTNKSILDGLKRRVSAARSTWTDELPSVLWSLRTTPKTATGESPYSLTFGTEAILPPEMAIAMLRTRSYDEEASNQGLRASLDMLEERRTDAHLKALSHQRAVARVYNRKL